The proteins below come from a single Alnus glutinosa chromosome 9, dhAlnGlut1.1, whole genome shotgun sequence genomic window:
- the LOC133877489 gene encoding UDP-D-apiose/UDP-D-xylose synthase 2 codes for MAAARVDLDGKPIKAMTICMIGAGGFIGSHLCEKLIAETPHKVLALDVYNDKIKHLLEPAGSHPWSDRIQFHRLNIKHDSRLEGLIKMADLTINLAAICTPADYNTRPLDTIYSNFIDALPVVKYCSENSKRLIHFSTCEVYGKTIGSFLPKDSPLRQDPEYYVLKEDTSPCIFGSIEKQRWSYACAKQLIERLIYAEGAENGLEFTIVRPFNWIGPRMDFIPGIDGPSEGVPRVLACFSNNLLRREPLKLVDGGESQRTFVYIKDAIEAVLLMIENPARANGHIFNVGNPNNEVTVRQLGEMMTEVYSKVSGEPPLEVPTVDVSSKEFYGVGYDDSDKRIPDMTIINRQLGWDPKTSLWDLLESTLTYQHRTYAEAVKQAIAKPAAN; via the exons aTGGCGGCGGCGAGGGTAGATCTGGACGGGAAGCCGATAAAGGCGATGACGATATGCATGATCGGTGCCGGGGGGTTCATAGGGTCGCACCTGTGCGAAAAGCTGATAGCGGAGACGCCGCACAAGGTGCTGGCCTTGGACGTCTACAATGACAAGATCAAACACCTCCTGGAACCCGCGGGGTCGCACCCCTGGTCCGATCGCATCCAGTTCCACCGCCTCAACATCAAGCACGATTCCCGACTCGAAGGACTGATCAAGATGGCGGATCTG ACGATAAATCTGGCGGCGATTTGTACTCCGGCGGACTACAACACGCGCCCGCTCGACACTATTTATAGCAATTTCATCGATGCGCTCCCCGTG gtTAAGTACTGCTCCGAGAATAGCAAGCGTCTCATTCACTTCTCTACTTGCGAGGTGTATGGGAAAACGATTGGGAGCTTTCTTCCTAAGGACAGCCCTCTTCGTCAG GATCCTGAATATTATGTTCTTAAAGAAGATACCTCCCCATGCATTTTTGGTTCTATTGAGAAACAGAGATGGTCCTATGCATGTGCAAAGCAATTGATTGAGAGGCTGATTTATG CTGAGGGTGCAGAGAATGGTCTCGAGTTCACAATTGTGAGACCCTTTAACTGGATTGGACCCAGAATGGATTTCATACCCGGCATTGACGGTCCATCTGAGGGTGTTCCAAGGGTTCTAGCATGCTTTAGTAAT AATCTCCTGCGACGTGAGCCACTCAAGCTTGTGGATGGGGGTGAATCCCAGAGAACTTTTGTTTATATAAAGGATGCAATTGAAGCTGTTTTGTTGATGATT GAAAATCCTGCAAGAGCTAATGGCCACATTTTTAATGTGGGCAACCCTAACAATGAAGTTACAGTCAGGCAGCTTGGTGAAATGATGACTGAG GTTTATTCGAAGGTAAGTGGGGAACCTCCTCTGGAAGTACCTACTGTTGATGTGAGCTCCAAAGAATTTTACGGTGTGGGATATGATGATAGTGATAAGAGAATTCCTGACATGACCATAATCAACAGGCAGCTTG GTTGGGACCCCAAGACTTCGCTTTGGGACTTGCTTGAATCAACACTGACCTATCAACATAGGACATACGCTGAGGCTGTTAAGCAGGCCATTGCAAAACCGGCTGCCAACTAA